The Streptomyces sp. NBC_01276 genome contains the following window.
GTAACGCGGCGGGCACGGATCTTGCCGCGGTCGGAAATGAACTTCCGCAGCATGTTCGTGTCCTTGTAGTCCACGTACGCGGTCTTGTCCTTGCAGAACGCGCAGACCTTCTTCTTAGGCTTGCGCACAGGCGGCTTCGCCATTGTGTCTCTCCTGTGTGATCAAGAAGTGGGGATGGAGCTGCCCTTAGAAGGGCGGCTCGTCCGAGTAGCCACCGCCGGAGCCGCCGGAGCTTCCGCCCCAGCCGCCCCCGCCGCCGCCCTGCTGCTGGCCACCGGCCGGCGCGCTGGACGCCCACGGGTCGTCGGAGGGAGCTCCGCCGCCCTGCGGGGCGCCACCGCTGGGGGCTCCGCCCCAGCCGCCGCCACCCTGCTGCTGACCGCCGCCGCCGTATCCACCCTGGCCACCGCGACCGGTGGTCTTGGCGACCTTGGCCGTGGCGTTCTTCAGGCTGGGGCCGACTTCCTCGACGTCCAGCTCGTAGACCGTGCGCTTGACACCCTCACGGTCCTCGTACGACCGCTGCCTCAGCCGGCCCTGCACGATGACGCGCATGCCCCGCTGAAGGGACTCGGCGACGTTCTCGGCCGCCTGCCGCCACACCGAGCAGGTCAGGAACAGGCTCTCGCCGTCCTTCCACTCGTTGGTCTGACGGTCGAAGGTGCGGGGGGTGGACGCGACACGGAACTTCGCGACCGCCGCACCCGAGGGGGTGAAGCGCAGCTCGGGGTCGTCGACGAGATTGCCGACGACCGTGATGACGGTCTCGCCTGCCATGGATGAACCTCTCGGCGGGGATTGCTGCTGGGCTGCTGTGCTACTCGGTCCCGATTACCGCTGAACCGAAGTTCAGTGGGTCTCGGGGCGAAGGACCTTGGTCCGGAGAACCGACTCGTTCAGGTTCATCTGGCGGTCGAGCTCCTTGACGACCGCAGGCTCGGCCTGCAGGTCGAGGACCGAGTAGATGCCCTCGGGCTTCTTCTTGATCTCGTAAGCGAGACGACGACGGCCCCAGGTGTCGACCTTCTCGACCTTTCCGTTGCCCTCACGGACGACGGAGAGGAAGTTCTCGATCAGGGGGGCGACAGCGCGCTCCTCCAGATCGGGGTCGAGGATGACCATCACTTCGTAGTGACGCATGTGGAACCCACCTCCTTTGGACTCAGCGGCCACGGTCGTTCCGTGGCAGGAGGGTCGTGATGCGTGCCGCACGGTGTCCGAGAGCAGACACCGCGCAGACCGTACAGACTACCCCGTCGACTCCTTCCGGTTGAAATCCGGCAGGAGAGGTCCACAATCTGTAAGCACCGGGTGTGCACGGTGCTATGTCCTCCGGCTCCGCCGGGGGCGGCCCCGCAGCACCGCTCTGCTGCAGCCAGGAGGTGCCTTCCGATGGCACAGGCAATGCGACGCCAGTCCTCCCAGTCGATCTCCCTCTTCTCGACCGACGGCAAGCCCCACCCGCTCCAGGACACCCTGGTGGCGGTCACCCTGGTCCTCGGCGCCGTGGCGTTCGTCACTGCGTTCTTCCACAATCTGCACCTGCTCACCTCCTGGACCGGGCTGGTCGGGATCGTGACCGGGCTGTACGGACAGTTCATCTCCGCCACGACACGCGAGCGCTTCGCACTGATCATCGGCCTTGGCGCGTCTGCCATCGGCTTCTTCCTCGGCATGGCCCACGGGGGCCTCTTCGGCGGCTGGCTGGGCTGACCGGGGGACCTCCGCGACGGGGCGCCGGCCTCACGCCGGCCCGGGCTACGGCCCGTCCCCCAGATGGGTGGCGCCCCTGTCGCAGTAGGCTTCGCGCCATAGCCAGCGAAGCCGCCGGAGGAGACACCCCGCATGAGCCTGTCCCTGAGCACCATCAGCCGAGAGCAGCATCTGGCCTACCTCCAGAGCCTGCCCTCGGCTAGCCACTGCCAGGTCCCGGCATGGGCCGACGTCAAGAACGAGTGGCGCTCGGAGAACCTCGGATGGTTCGACAAGTCCGGTGAACTCGTCGGTGCCGCACTGGTGTTGTACCGCCAGCTGCCCAAGGTGAAGCGGTACCTCGCGTACCTCCCCGAGGGCCCGGTCATCAACTGGTACGCACCGAATCTGGAGGAATGGCTCCAGCCGATGCTGGCGCACCTGAAGAACCAGGGCGCCTTCACGGTGAAGATGGGCCCTCCGGTCGTCATCCGCCGTTGGAACTCCGCCGCCATCAAGGCCGGAATCCAGGACCCGGACGTCAAGCGCCTGCGTGACGTGGAGGCCTCGGTCATCGAGCCCCGCGCCTTCGAGGTGTCCGACAAGCTGCGCCGCATGGGCTGGCAGCAGGCCGAGGACGGCGGCGCCGGCTTCGGTGACGTCCAGCCCCGCTACGTCTTCCAGGTGCCGCTGGCGAACCGTTCGCTGGACGATGTCCTCAAGGGCTTCAACCAGCTGTGGCGCCGCAACATCAAGAAGGCCGAGAAGGCCGGCGTCGAGGTCGTCCAGGGCGGCTACGAGGACCTGCCGACCTGGCAGTACCTCTACGAGATCACCGCCGAGCGCGACAAGTTCCGCCCGCGCCCGCTCAGTTACTTCCAGCGCCAGTGGACGGCCCTCAACTCCGAGGACCCCAACCGGATGCGGCTGTACATCGCCAAGCACGAGGGGGAGCCGCTGGCCGCCGCCACGATGCTCACCGTCGGCCAGCACGTCTGGTACTCGTACGGCGCCTCCGCCAACCACAAGCGTGAGGTCCGGCCCTCGAACGCGATGCAGTGGCGCATGCTGCGCGACTCGTACGCGCTCGGCGCGAGCATCTACGACCTGCGCGGCATCAGCGACACGCTGGACGAGAACGACCACCTGTTCGGCCTGATCCAGTTCAAGGTCGGCACGGGCGGCGAGGCCGTCGAGTACGTCGGCGAGTGGGACTTCCCGCTCAACAAGATGCTGCACAAGGCGCTCGACATCTACATGTCGCGCCGCTGACCCCGCCGCATCCACACACCGCACCCGCTGCACCACGCAGCTTTCCAGAGAGGCTCCGGACGGGCATGGCGCTCACGCTCTACGTCGACACCGCGCGCTGGCGTGCGCACCAGAAGCAGATCACCGATCAGTTCCCCGGGCTGATCCCCGTCTGCAAGGGCAACGGCTACGGCTTCGGCCACGAGCGGCTGTGCGAGGAGGCGACCCGCATGGGCGCCGACATCCTGGCCGTCGGAACGACGTACGAGGCCGCCAGCATCAAGGACCACTTCGGTGGCGACCTGCTCGTCCTCACCCCGTTCCGGCGGGGTGAGGAGCCTGTTCCGCTGCCGGACCGGGTGATCCGTTCGGTCTCCTCGGTGGACGGGGTCCGCGGTCTGGTCGGCGCCCGCGTGGTCATCGAGTGCATGAGCTCGATGCGCCGCCACGGCATCTCCGAGCAGGACCTGGGCCTGCTGCAGTCGGCGATCGAGGACGTCCGGCTGGAGGGCTTCGCCCTGCACCTGCCCCTGGACCGCCCCGACGGCTCGGACGCCGTCGAGGAGGTCATCGGCTGGATGGACCGGCTGCGCGCGGCCCGGCTGCCGCTGCACACCATGTTCGTCAGCCACCTGCGGGCCGAGGAGCTGGGGCGGCTCCAGCAGCAGTTCCCGCAGACCCGCTTCCGGGCCCGGATCGGCACCCGGCTCTGGCTGGGCGACCACGAGGCCACCCAGTACCGCGGCGCGGTCCTGGACGTCACGCGGGTGGCCAAGGGCGACCGGTTCGGCTACCGGCAGCAGAAGGCCGCATCCGACGGCTGGCTGGTCGTGGTCGCGGGCGGCACCTCGCACGGGGTGGGCCTGGAGGCCCCCAAGGCCCTGCACGGGATGATGCCGCGCGCCAAGGGCGTCGCCCGGGCCGGCCTGGCCACCGTCAACCGGAACCTTTCGCCCTTCGTGTGGGCGGGCAAGCAGCGCTGGTTCGCCGAGCCCCCGCACATGCAGGTGTCGATCCTGTTCGTGCCCTCGGACGCGACCGAGCCGAAGGTCGGCGACGAGCTGGTGGCGCACCTGCGGCACACCACGACGCAGTTCGACCGGGCGCTCGACGCCTGATCCGCGCTGAGCGGTCCGGCCGGTGCGGCCGGACCGCTCAGTGCCCGGGGTCCGCGCCCCAGTCGACCCGCTGTCCCTCGGAAGGCGCCGCGTACTGAGGCGCCTTCGCCCTGTCGGAGAGCACGAACGCGTCCTCGGCGCCGTCCAGGACGCCTCCGGAGGGGTCGTCCGAGCCGTCGCGCCGCACGACGTCCCGCTCGGGCAGCAGGATGTCCCGTACGACGACGGCGCACAGGTAGAGCGTGGCCAGCAGGTGGGCGACGATCGCCAGCTGGTACCCCTCCACCGGCAGGCCCTGGTGCTTGTCCCCACTGGTCGTGTAGGCCAGGTAGAACCAGATCCCGAGGAAGTACACGATCTCGCCGGCCTGCCAGATCAGGAAGTCCCGCCAGCGGGGCCGCGCCAGCGCGGCGAGCGGGATCAGCCACAGCACGTACTGCGGCGAGTAGACCTTGTTGGCCAGGACGAAGGCGGCGACGACCAGGAACGCCAGCTGGGCGAAGCGGGGCCGCCTGGGGGCCGTCAGGGTGAGCAGCCCGATCGCCAGGCACAGCAGCAGGGTCAGCCCGGTCGCGTAGGTGTTGGCCCCCTCCAGCGGGTTTCCGGTGCGCTGGGAGATCAGCAGCCACACGGAGCCGAAGTCGATGGGCCGTTCCTGGCTGAAGACGTAGAACCGCTTCCAGCCGTCCCAGGCGAAGTACATGACGGGGCCGTTCACCACGAGCCAGGAGACGACCGCGCCCAGGGCGGCGGCTCCGAAGGCGCGCCACTTCCCGGCGCGCCAGCACAGTACGAACAGCGCCCCGAGCAACAGCACCGGATAGAGCTTGGCCGCCGTCGCGAGGCCGATGAGGACACCGGCGAGCAACGGGCGGCTGCGCGACCACATCAGCATCGCGACGGCGGCCAGGGCGACGGCCGGCAGGTCCCAGTTGACGGTCGCGTTGAGGGCGAGCGCCGGGGCCAGGGCGACGAGCAGGGCGTCCCAGGGGCGGCGGCGGTGGGTGCGGGCGACGCACACGGCGATCACCGCCGCGCAGGCCATCAGCATGCCGGCGTTGACCATCCAGTACATCTGCTCGCGGTGCTGGACGGCTCCCGACGAGGGCGTCAGCCACGCGGCGACCTGCATGAAGGCACCGGTGAGCACCGGGTACTCCAGGTACTGCATGCCGCCGTACTTCGGGTCGACCGCGACGTCGGGGAAGCGGTCGAAGTAGGGCACGAGGCCGTCGGCGAAGCCGCGGGCCGAGTACAGGTGCGGGATGTCGGAGTAGCAGGCGTGCGTGTACTGCGAGCCCGCTCCCCGGAACCACGCCCAGTCGTAGCAGGGCAGCTTCTGCGCCATGCCGAGCGCGAACATGCCGATGACGACGAGGACCACCACGCGGACCGGTCCCAGCCAGTGGCCGCCGATCCGTGCGCGGCGGCCGATGGGGCCGCCGATGAGCTCGCTGCCGGCGGCGGCGACCTCGTCCTGCTGGGTGGGCAGTACGGGCCGGTCCTCGTGCACCTTGGTCATGCGCTCATCCTGCCGTACCGGGCCGGACGCGCGGGAGGGCCGCCGCACGGGGTGCGACGGCCCTCCCGGGTGGAGGCGGGTGCGGGATCAGCCTCCGCCACCGAAGGTGGAGCCCCAGTTGGTCACTCCGCCGGGCCGGCCGGGCCGGCCGGTGGTGGGTGTCGTGGGCTCTCCGGTGGTGCCGCCCGCGGGCTGGCCGCCGTTGGTGCCGCCGTTGGTGCCACCGTTGGTGTTCCCGCCGTTGCTTGTGCCGGCGGCCGTCTGCGGGTCGCAGTAGAGCTTCCACGGCTTGCAGGACGGCTTGCCACCGTCGGACGGCGACGGGGAGACCATCGACGGGGAGGGCGACGCGGAGGTCGAGGGCGAGGTCGAGGGCGAGGGGACCGCCGCCGGCGTGGGCGTCGGGGCGCCGGCCGCGTCCGCGACGACGCCGATGTCCTCGGCCTCCGGGAACTCCTTGGCCGGGGTGCCCTTGAGGGCCTCGCGCATGTACTCGGTCCAGATCACGGCCGGGATGTCACCACCGTGGATGGAGTCGACGCCACCCACGTGGTTCATGGACAGCAGCTTGCGGTCCTTGCCCTTGGCGTTCGGGTCGTTGCGGAAGAGCGTCACCGAAGTGGACAGCTGCGGGGTGTAGCCGACGAACCAGGCCGACTTGTTCTGGTCGGTCGTACCGGTCTTGCCGGCCGCGGGGCGGCCGAGCTTCTTCGCCTTGGTGCCGGTGCCGTTCTCGACGACGTTCTGGAGCACCTTGGTGATGTTGTTCGCGACGGCGTCGTCCATGGCGCGGGCCTCCTTGGGAGGCCCGAAGCCGGGAAGGGTCTTGCCGTCCTTCTGGACCGTCTGCACCGAGTAGGGCTCGCGGTGCGTGCCGGACGCGGCGAAGGTCGCGTACGAGTCGGCCATCCGGATGGCGCTGGGCGTCGAGGTGCCCAGGGCGAAGGAGGCGTTGTCGTTCGCGTCCATCGACTCCTCCAGGATGCCGGTGGACTTCGCGACGGAGCGGACCTTGCTGTGGCCGACGTCGAAGACGAGCTGGGCGAACGGCACGTTGATCGACTGCCGCATCGCCTCGTTGAGGGTCACGTAGCCGTGGGCCTCGGGGCTCTCGTTCTTCTGCCGGAACGGCTTGCCGTCCTTGTCGAGGAGCGGCTTGCCCTCACGGTTGTTGATCACCGTGAGGTCGTCGGCGTTGTACTTGCTGTCGATCGAGATGCCCGAGCCCTTGGAGTTCTGGGTGCCGTACTCCAGGGCCGCGGCCAGGACGTACGGCTTCCAGGTCGAGCCGACCGGGACGCCGGAGGTGTTGGCGTTGTTGGTGAAGTGCTTCTGGTCGAAGCCGGGACCGCCGTACAGGGCGACGATCGCGCCGGACTTCACGTCGACCGAGGCGGCGCCGAACTGCACGAACGTGTCGTACTCGGGGCGCGCCTTCTCGTCGAGGAAGTCGTTGCGGGTGTCCTCCACCGCCTTGACCAGCGCGTCCACCCTGGGCTTCTCGAAGGTGGTGCGGATCGTGTAGCCGCCGAGGGCCATCTTCTCGGCGCTGATGTCGCCGGTCTTCATGACGTACGACTTGGCGACGTCGACGAGGTAGCCGATCTGGCCGGTCAGGCCGCGGCCCTGCGCCAGGTCGACGCGCTCGGGGAAGTCCTTGTACTTGTCCCGCTCGGACTGTTCCATCCGCCCGACCGCGACCTCCCGGTCGAGGACCCAGGCCCAGCGCAGGCGCGCCCGCTTCTCGTTGGCCTCGGGGGTCGCCGCGGTGCCGACGCCGCCGTCCGGGTTGTAGAGGTTGGGGCCCTTGAGCATGGAGGCGAGGAAGGCGCTCTCGGACGGGTTGAGGTCCTTGGCGTCCTTGCCGAAGTAGGCCCGCGCGGCGGCCTGGATGCCGTAGGCGTCCCGGCCGTAGTAGGCGGTGTTGAGGTAGCCGGCGAGGACCTTGTCCTTCTCCTCGGACACACCCAGCTTGATCGAGATGAAGAGCTCGGTGACCTTGCGCTTCAGGGTCTGCTCGGAGTCCAGGTACATGTTCTTCACGTACTGCTGGGTGATCGTCGAGCCGCCCTGGGTGGAACCGCCGGTGGCCATGTTGACCACGGCACGGGCGATGCCCATCGGGTCGACGCCCTTGTCCGTCTCGAAGGACTCGTTCTCAGCGGCGATCACGGCATTCCGCATCGACACGGGAATCTGGTCGATCGGCACGATCTGGCGGTTCGTGGAGCCGCCCGTGGCGACCATCTGACTGCCGTCGGACCACTCGAAGACGTTGTTCTGCGCCTGGGCCGCCTTGTTCGGGTCGGGCGTGCCCACACTGGCGATCCCGATGCCGGCGCCGGCCACGATGACCGCGAAGAAGCCGAGGGCCGTGCCCCCGACCAGCTTCCAGGAGGGCACGAAACGCTTCCAGCCCTCCTTCTCGGCCCGCGGGTAGTTGATGAGCCGACCGCCCTTGCCCCCCTTGCCACCTGGGCGGCCGCGGCCCGCGGCTCCTCGCTGGGCGGCCCGGCGGGCGTCGGCGCGGCTGCCGGGCGGGGTGTGCCCCGCGGCCGGGCCGACGGACGAGGCGGTGGGCGCGTCCCGCCCGGGGCCGTAGCCCCGTCCGGGGTGCGGCTGGGCAGCCCGGCGGGGGGCGGCGCGGCCGCCACCTTGGGACTGCGGCGGTTTGCGGCGGTGCTCGCTCATCGAACGACTACTCCTCGGGCAGGCGAGTGGCCTGGAAGCGGCAGGTGATTCCGGTTCCCCCGGTGTCTTGCCGCACAGACTACGCACGGTCAAAACCCAACCAGTGCCGAAGTTCACCCCAAATCAGGCAACCTGCGTCGTACGAATTGGTGATGTGACGCCGGTCACCACGCCACCACTTGTAGCCGACGGCTGCCCGTTCTATCGTCTGGATGTATCGAGCCGATACATCAGCTCGGCATAAACTCAGAGGCAGAGAGGGGCAGGCGGATGAGCAGGCGCTCAGGCATCCTCGAATTCGCCGTCCTCGGCCTGCTTCGCGAATCCCCCATGCACGGGTACGAGCTGCGCAAGCGGCTCAACACCTCGCTGGGGGTCTTCAGGGCGTTCAGCTACGGGACTCTCTATCCCTGCCTCAAGACGCTGGTCGCCAACGGCTGGTTGATCGAGGAGCCGGGCAGCGCCCCGGAAGACGCCGTCGCCGCTTCACTCGCAGGGCGCCGCGCCAAGATCGTCTACCGGTTGACGGCCGCGGGTAAGCAGCACTTCGAAGAGCTCCTCTCCCACACCGGCCCGGACACCTGGGAGGACGAGTCCTTCGCCGCCCGCTTCGCCTTCTTCGGCCAGACCGAACGAGAAGTGCGGATGCGCGTGCTGGAGGGCCGCCGCAGCCGGCTGGAGGAGCGCCTGGAGAAGATGCGCGCCTCCCTCGCCCGGACACGGGAGCGCCTCGACGACTACACGCTTGAGCTGCAGCGCCACGGAATGGAATCCGTGGAGCGTGAAGTGCGCTGGCTGAACGAGCTCATCGAGAGCGAGCGGGCGGGACGGGACCAGAGACGGCCCGGTCCGCCCGACGAAACTGCAAAGTGAGGCCTGCATCTCGCAGGCCTCGTTCCGAGAACAAACAGGGAGCAACCGGAATGGGTTCGGTTCGCGTAGCCATCGTCGGCGTGGGCAACTGCGCCGCCTCGCTGGTGCAGGGCGTCGAGTACTACAAGGACGCCGACCCGGCGGCCAAGGTCCCCGGTCTGATGCACGTCCAGTTCGGCGACTACCACGTGCGTGACATCGAGTTCGTCGCCGCGTTCGACGTCGACGCGAAGAAGGTCGGCCTCGACCTCTCGGACGCCATCGGCGCCAGCGAGAACAACACCATCAAGATCTGCGACGTCCCGAACGCGGGCGTGACCGTGCAGCGCGGCCACACCCTGGACGGCCTGGGCAAGTACTACCGCCTGACCATCGAGGAGTCCGCCGAGGCTCCGGTCGACGTGGTCCAGATCCTCAAGGACCGTCAGGTCGACGTCCTGATCTGCTACCTCCCCGTCGGTTCCGAGGACGCGGCGAAGTTCTACGCCCAGTGCGCCATCGACGCCAAGGTCGCCTTCGTCAACGCCCTCCCGGTCTTCATCGCCGGCACCAAGGAGTGGGCGGACAAGTTCACCGAGGCCGGTGTCCCGATCGTCGGCGACGACATCAAGTCGCAGGTCGGCGCCACCATCACGCACCGCGTGATGGCCAAGCTGTTCGAGGACCGCGGTGTCCGTCTTGAGCGCACCATGCAGCTCAACGTCGGCGGCAACATGGACTTCAAGAACATGCTGGAGCGCGACCGCCTGGAGTCGAAGAAGATCTCCAAGACGCAGGCCGTCACCTCGCAGATCCCCGACCGTGAGCTCGGCGAGAAGAACGTCCACATCGGCCCGTCCGACTACGTCGCGTGGCTCGACGACCGCAAGTGGGCCTACGTCCGCCTCGAAGGCCGTGCCTTCGGCGACGTCCCGCTGAACCTCGAGTACAAGCTCGAGGTGTGGGACTCCCCGAACTCCGCCGGTGTCATCATCGACGCCCTGCGCGCCGCGAAGATCGCCAAGGACCGTGGCGTCGGTGGCCCCATCCTGTCGGCCTCCAGCTACTTCATGAAGTCCCCGCCGGTGCAGTACTTCGACGACGAGGCCTACGCGAACGTCGAGAAGTTCATCAAGGGCGAGGTCGAGCGCTAGCCGAACCCCAGGGTCCTGACGGACATCTGGTCTTCGACTGTTCTTCCGCCGAGGGTCCCCGGGCAAATGTGCCCGGGGACCCTCGGCGTGTGTGACCCTTGCCCTCATGCCTGTCGTAGGTGATCTGCGCGTACTCCTGCGCCTGAGGGACTTCCGCAACCTGCTGGCCGTACGGCTGCTCTCCCAGGCCGCCGACGGGGTCTTCCAGGTGGCCCTCGCCACCTACGTGGTCTTCTCCCCGGAGAAGCAGACCTCACCCGCGGCCATCGCCTCGGCCATGGCCGTACTGCTGCTGCCCTACTCCGTGATCGGCCCCTTCGCCGGCGTGCTGCTGGACCGGTGGCGCCGCCGGCAGGTGTTCCTCTACGGCAACCTGCTGCGGGCCCTCCTCGCCTGCGTGACCGGCCTGCTGATCGTGGTCCACGCACCCGACTGGCTGTTCTACGCCTCGGCCCTGTCGGTGACCGCCGTCAACCGCTTCGTCCTGGCCGGCCTCTCCGCCTCCCTGCCCAGGGTCGTCGGCCCCGGCCAGCTGGTCACCGCGAACGCCCTCTCTCCCACCGCCGGGACCCTGGCGGCGACCGCCGGCGGCGGGCTCGCCTTCCTCGTACGGCTGCTCGTCTCCGACTCGAACGCCCTCGTCGTCCTCCTCGGAGCCGCCCTTTACCTGTGCGCGGGCCTGGCCGCCCTGAGGCTGGCCATCGGCCTCCTCGGACCCGACCACCCTCCGGGCAGCGTCCACCCCTCGGTCGTCGAGGGGGTCGCCCTCACGGCGCGGGGCATGGTCGAGGGGCTCCGGCACCTGGCCGCCCGGCGCGAGGCCGCCCAAGCGCTCACCGCGATGACCCTGATGCGGTTCTGCTACGGGGCCCTGTTCGTGATGCTGCTCATGCTCTGCCGCTACGCCTGGTCGGACAACGAGGCCGACGGCCTGGCCCTGCTGGGCATGGCCATCGGGTTCTCCGGCGCGGGCTTCTTCGCCGCCGCCGTCGTCACCCCCTGGTCCGTCGGCCGGCTGGGCACCCGCAGATGGATGGCCGTGTGCGCCGCCGGGGCGGCCGTCCTGGTCCCCGCCCTCGGGCTGGCCTTCGCCCCCGGGCCGATGCTCGTCGCCGCGTTCGTCCTCGGCCTGGCCACCCAAGGAGTCAAGATCTCCACCGACACGGTCGTCCAGTCCCAGGTGGAGGACGACTTCCGCGGGCGGGTCTTCTCCGTCTACGACGTCCTGGTCAACGTGGCCTTCGTCGGCGCGGCCGCCGTGGCCGCCCTGATGCTCCCGGCCGACGGCCGCTCCGCCGTGCTGGTCGTGAGCGTGGCCGTCCTCTACGCCCTCACGGCGCTGATGCTCCGGCGCCGGGTCGATGTTTCACGTGAAACATGAACCCGGACGCCCGGCCCGGCCCGGCCCGGCCCGGCCCGGCCCGGCCCGGCCCGCCGATGTTTCACGTGAAACATCGGCGTCGGCCACCACGGGAGACGCCCCCGGGTGGTGGACCGCAGATCAGCCCTGAGCGGCCGGGTCCGCCTGGGCGTCCCACCACTCCTTGAGGGCCACCACGGCGGCTTCGTGGCCCATCGGGCCGTTCTCCAGCCGCAGCTCCAGCAGGAACGCGTACGCCTTGCCCACCACCGGTCCCGGGCTGATCTCCAGCACCCGCTGGATCTCGTTGCCGTCCAGGTCCGGGCGGATCGCGTCGAGCTGCTCCTGCTCCTGGAGCTGCGCGATCCGCTCCTCCAGGCCGTCGTAGGTCCGGGACAGCGCGTTGGCCTTGCGCTTGTTGCGCGTGGTGCAGTCCGACCGGGTCAGCTTGTGCAGCCGGTCCAGCAGCGGGCCCGCGTCGCGCACGTAGCGGCGCACCGCCGAGTCCGTCCACTCCCCGTCCCCGTAGCCGTGGAAGCGCAGGTGCAGCTCCACGAGCCGGGACACGTCCTTGACCATGTCGTTGGAGTACTTCAGCGCGGTCATGCGCTTCTTGGTCATCTTCGCGCCCACCACCTCGTGGTGGTGGAAGGAAACACGGCCGTCGCTCTCGAAGCGGCGGGTCCGGGGCTTGCCGATGTCGTGGAGCAGGGCCGCCAGCCGCAGGACGAGGTCCGGACCGTCCTCCTCCAGCGCGATCGCCTGCTCCAGCACGATCAGCGAGTGGTCGTAGACGTCCTTGTGCCGGTGGTGCTCGTCCCTCTCCAGCCGCAGCGCGGGCAGCTCCGGGAGTACCCGGTCCGCGAGGCCGGTGTCCACGAGCAGGCCGAGGCCCTTGCGGGGGTGCGCGGACAGCAGCAGCTTGTTCAGCTCGCCCTGCACCCGTTCCGCCGAGACGATCTCGATCCGGTCGGACATCTCGCGCATGGCGGCCACCACCTCAGGGGCGACCTCGAAGTCCAGCTGCGCGGCGAACCGGGCAGCGCGCAGCATGCGCAGCGGATCGTCGGAGAAGGACTCCTCCGGGGTGCCCGGGGTCCGCAGCACGCCGGCGGCCAGGTCCTCCAGGCCTCCGTGCGGGTCGACGAACCGCTGCTCCGGCAGGGCCAGGGCCATGGCGTTGACGGTGAAGTCGCGTCGGACCAGGTCCTGCTCGATGGAGTCGCCGTAGGAGACCTCGGGCTTGCGCGAGGTGCGGTCGTACGCCTCGGAGCGGTACGTGGTCACCTCGATCTGGAAGCCGTCCTTCTGCGCGCCGACGGTGCCGAAGGCGATGCCGACGTCCCATACCGAGTCGGCCCACGGCCGGACGATCTTCAGTACGTCCTGGGGACGGGCGTCGGTGGTGAAGTCGAGATCGTTGCCGAGACGCCCGAGCAGCGCGTCGCGGACGGACCCGCCGACCAGGGCGAGACGGAAGCCCGCCTCCTGGAAACGGCGGCCGAGCTCGTCGGCGACAGGGGCGACCCGCAGCAGTTCGCTGACCGCGCGGCGCTGCACCTGACTCAGGGCACTGGGGTTGTCTTCATTGGCGTTCGGCACAACAGAAAAGGGTACGTGGCCCGCCCGGCAGGGGCTCCCTCGTTTCCCGGCGCCCCCGGTACCGGTGCCCCCGGCCCGTGGCGATCATGTGGAGCAAGGCGCGGCACTCGCGCACAGCGCACCTCGTTACCATTCGTGGACGCAGAAACGACGACCACTGACACTTCGAGGGACGGGCGAGCGCGTGGCCGAGGCGGCAGACATCCAAGGGGCGGCTCCCGCCCCTGCCCGGCGCCGGTGGCTGCGGCGGGCGGTCGTCCTGCTGACCGGGACGCCGGTGCTGGCCGCCCTGATCTACGCCCCGGCCCCGCCGGCGCAGGCCGCAGACGGGTCCGTCGACGTCCAGCTGACCGAGGTGTCCCCCAGCGCTCCCGTCAAGAGCGACACGCTCACCATCCAGGGCAGCGTGGTCAACAACGGCCGCGAGACGATCAAGGGTGCCCACGTCGGACTGCGGGTGGGCCCCATGCTCGGCGACCGCTCGTCCATCGGCGAGGTGGCCGACCGGAAGGGCTTCCGGCCCGGGGTGGACCCGGGCGAGATCGATTCCGCCTTCGCCGTGAAGATCGACTCCCTGCCCTCGAAGGTCGACCAGCAGTTCACGATCAAGGTCCCGGTCAACAAGCTCGACCTGGGCGCGGACGGCGTGT
Protein-coding sequences here:
- a CDS encoding transglycosylase domain-containing protein, which produces MSEHRRKPPQSQGGGRAAPRRAAQPHPGRGYGPGRDAPTASSVGPAAGHTPPGSRADARRAAQRGAAGRGRPGGKGGKGGRLINYPRAEKEGWKRFVPSWKLVGGTALGFFAVIVAGAGIGIASVGTPDPNKAAQAQNNVFEWSDGSQMVATGGSTNRQIVPIDQIPVSMRNAVIAAENESFETDKGVDPMGIARAVVNMATGGSTQGGSTITQQYVKNMYLDSEQTLKRKVTELFISIKLGVSEEKDKVLAGYLNTAYYGRDAYGIQAAARAYFGKDAKDLNPSESAFLASMLKGPNLYNPDGGVGTAATPEANEKRARLRWAWVLDREVAVGRMEQSERDKYKDFPERVDLAQGRGLTGQIGYLVDVAKSYVMKTGDISAEKMALGGYTIRTTFEKPRVDALVKAVEDTRNDFLDEKARPEYDTFVQFGAASVDVKSGAIVALYGGPGFDQKHFTNNANTSGVPVGSTWKPYVLAAALEYGTQNSKGSGISIDSKYNADDLTVINNREGKPLLDKDGKPFRQKNESPEAHGYVTLNEAMRQSINVPFAQLVFDVGHSKVRSVAKSTGILEESMDANDNASFALGTSTPSAIRMADSYATFAASGTHREPYSVQTVQKDGKTLPGFGPPKEARAMDDAVANNITKVLQNVVENGTGTKAKKLGRPAAGKTGTTDQNKSAWFVGYTPQLSTSVTLFRNDPNAKGKDRKLLSMNHVGGVDSIHGGDIPAVIWTEYMREALKGTPAKEFPEAEDIGVVADAAGAPTPTPAAVPSPSTSPSTSASPSPSMVSPSPSDGGKPSCKPWKLYCDPQTAAGTSNGGNTNGGTNGGTNGGQPAGGTTGEPTTPTTGRPGRPGGVTNWGSTFGGGG
- a CDS encoding helix-turn-helix transcriptional regulator; amino-acid sequence: MSRRSGILEFAVLGLLRESPMHGYELRKRLNTSLGVFRAFSYGTLYPCLKTLVANGWLIEEPGSAPEDAVAASLAGRRAKIVYRLTAAGKQHFEELLSHTGPDTWEDESFAARFAFFGQTEREVRMRVLEGRRSRLEERLEKMRASLARTRERLDDYTLELQRHGMESVEREVRWLNELIESERAGRDQRRPGPPDETAK
- a CDS encoding inositol-3-phosphate synthase, yielding MGSVRVAIVGVGNCAASLVQGVEYYKDADPAAKVPGLMHVQFGDYHVRDIEFVAAFDVDAKKVGLDLSDAIGASENNTIKICDVPNAGVTVQRGHTLDGLGKYYRLTIEESAEAPVDVVQILKDRQVDVLICYLPVGSEDAAKFYAQCAIDAKVAFVNALPVFIAGTKEWADKFTEAGVPIVGDDIKSQVGATITHRVMAKLFEDRGVRLERTMQLNVGGNMDFKNMLERDRLESKKISKTQAVTSQIPDRELGEKNVHIGPSDYVAWLDDRKWAYVRLEGRAFGDVPLNLEYKLEVWDSPNSAGVIIDALRAAKIAKDRGVGGPILSASSYFMKSPPVQYFDDEAYANVEKFIKGEVER
- a CDS encoding MFS transporter, with the protein product MPVVGDLRVLLRLRDFRNLLAVRLLSQAADGVFQVALATYVVFSPEKQTSPAAIASAMAVLLLPYSVIGPFAGVLLDRWRRRQVFLYGNLLRALLACVTGLLIVVHAPDWLFYASALSVTAVNRFVLAGLSASLPRVVGPGQLVTANALSPTAGTLAATAGGGLAFLVRLLVSDSNALVVLLGAALYLCAGLAALRLAIGLLGPDHPPGSVHPSVVEGVALTARGMVEGLRHLAARREAAQALTAMTLMRFCYGALFVMLLMLCRYAWSDNEADGLALLGMAIGFSGAGFFAAAVVTPWSVGRLGTRRWMAVCAAGAAVLVPALGLAFAPGPMLVAAFVLGLATQGVKISTDTVVQSQVEDDFRGRVFSVYDVLVNVAFVGAAAVAALMLPADGRSAVLVVSVAVLYALTALMLRRRVDVSRET